Proteins encoded together in one Apis cerana isolate GH-2021 linkage group LG4, AcerK_1.0, whole genome shotgun sequence window:
- the LOC108000086 gene encoding phosphatidylcholine:ceramide cholinephosphotransferase 2-like isoform X2: MMKLQLLVIETDYCWRKALLRMVLDPKVTSLHSDYGSFDRPLGAGEGHERDVEAAVDGSSNGMAQSSDVYQRQPLLPGAPTKGKDKWSGVASGSDYYVDDEDEKIDSLGRHPGIPNGSGNGVVKLDIPAPLREEPRFPKEKWKTFLAFLFMVVNFILTTASLAMVHERVPDRNTYGPLPDVVLDNIAAQDWALNVSEVLIMILSNSAMVFIIFHKHRFIVVRRIFLLMGLLYMMRSITMYVTVLPVASKTYYCSPKANNTSPLLVTKRVLQLISGFGLSINGKHTYCGDYIYSGHTVVLVLSYLIIKEYSPRRCQPIHWLAGIIVLIGVIMVLVAHGHYTVDVFIAYYVTTRLWYIYHTLANNSHLKQYEPNNFLARLWWFPIFKYFEKNVGGTVPRQYDWPLPWPRRFLAKHPNRDS; this comes from the exons GATGGTATTGGACCCCAAGGTCACGAGTCTGCATAGTGATTACGGAAGCTTCGATCGACCATTGGGCGCCGGAGAGGGCCACGAGAGGGACGTCGAGGCGGCGGTTGATGGAAGTAGCAACGGTATGGCACAGTCGAGCGACGTTTATCAACGGCAGCCGTTATTACCTGGTGCACCGACCAAGGGTAAGGATAAGTGGTCCGGCGTGGCATCCGGCTCCGACTATTACGTGGACGACGAAGACGAGAAGATCGACAGTCTTGGCCGGCATCCTGGCATACCAAATGGCTCCGGGAACGGTGTCGTTAAACTCGACATACCTGCACCACTTCGGGAAGAACCTCGTTTTCCTAAAGAGAAATGGAAAACGTTCCTTG CATTTCTATTCATGGTCGTGAACTTCATATTAACCACCGCGTCCCTCGCAATGGTGCACGAACGAGTTCCGGATCGAAATACATACGGACCGCTGCCGGATGTAGTGTTAGACAATATTGCCGCACAGGATTGGGCCCTTAACGTGTCGGAAGTTTTGATTATGATATTGTCCAATTCAGCGatggtttttattatttttcataaacataG GTTTATCGTTGTTAGACGGATATTTCTTTTGATGGGATTGTTGTACATGATGAGAAGTATCACGATGTACGTGACAGTACTGCCTGTTGCCAGTAAAACATATTACTGCAGCCCAAAAGCAAACAATACCAGTCCTTTACTCGTTACAAAAAGGGTTTTGCAACTCATTTCTGGCTTTGGCTTGTCTATAAACGGCAAGCATACTTATTGTGGAGATTACATTTACAGCGGTCATACAGTCGTGCTTGTACTTAGTTACCTGATTATCAAAGAAT attctcCGAGAAGATGTCAACCAATACATTGGCTAGCGGGCATTATTGTTCTTATTGGGGTGATTATGGTCTTGGTAGCTCACGGACATTATACCGTAGATGTCTTTATAGCATATTATGTAACTACACGCTTATGGTATATTTATCATACATTAGCTAATAATTCACATCTTAAG cAATACGAACCAAACAACTTTTTGGCCCGACTCTGGTGGTTTcctatctttaaatattttgagaaaaacgTGGGCGGCACGGTGCCACGACAATACGATTGGCCTTTACCCTGGCCTCGACGATTCCTTGCCAAGCACCCTAATCGGGATAGTTAA
- the LOC108000086 gene encoding phosphatidylcholine:ceramide cholinephosphotransferase 2-like isoform X3, with the protein MHKLRLPVKVELLPSALTRMVLDPKVTSLHSDYGSFDRPLGAGEGHERDVEAAVDGSSNGMAQSSDVYQRQPLLPGAPTKGKDKWSGVASGSDYYVDDEDEKIDSLGRHPGIPNGSGNGVVKLDIPAPLREEPRFPKEKWKTFLAFLFMVVNFILTTASLAMVHERVPDRNTYGPLPDVVLDNIAAQDWALNVSEVLIMILSNSAMVFIIFHKHRFIVVRRIFLLMGLLYMMRSITMYVTVLPVASKTYYCSPKANNTSPLLVTKRVLQLISGFGLSINGKHTYCGDYIYSGHTVVLVLSYLIIKEYSPRRCQPIHWLAGIIVLIGVIMVLVAHGHYTVDVFIAYYVTTRLWYIYHTLANNSHLKQYEPNNFLARLWWFPIFKYFEKNVGGTVPRQYDWPLPWPRRFLAKHPNRDS; encoded by the exons GATGGTATTGGACCCCAAGGTCACGAGTCTGCATAGTGATTACGGAAGCTTCGATCGACCATTGGGCGCCGGAGAGGGCCACGAGAGGGACGTCGAGGCGGCGGTTGATGGAAGTAGCAACGGTATGGCACAGTCGAGCGACGTTTATCAACGGCAGCCGTTATTACCTGGTGCACCGACCAAGGGTAAGGATAAGTGGTCCGGCGTGGCATCCGGCTCCGACTATTACGTGGACGACGAAGACGAGAAGATCGACAGTCTTGGCCGGCATCCTGGCATACCAAATGGCTCCGGGAACGGTGTCGTTAAACTCGACATACCTGCACCACTTCGGGAAGAACCTCGTTTTCCTAAAGAGAAATGGAAAACGTTCCTTG CATTTCTATTCATGGTCGTGAACTTCATATTAACCACCGCGTCCCTCGCAATGGTGCACGAACGAGTTCCGGATCGAAATACATACGGACCGCTGCCGGATGTAGTGTTAGACAATATTGCCGCACAGGATTGGGCCCTTAACGTGTCGGAAGTTTTGATTATGATATTGTCCAATTCAGCGatggtttttattatttttcataaacataG GTTTATCGTTGTTAGACGGATATTTCTTTTGATGGGATTGTTGTACATGATGAGAAGTATCACGATGTACGTGACAGTACTGCCTGTTGCCAGTAAAACATATTACTGCAGCCCAAAAGCAAACAATACCAGTCCTTTACTCGTTACAAAAAGGGTTTTGCAACTCATTTCTGGCTTTGGCTTGTCTATAAACGGCAAGCATACTTATTGTGGAGATTACATTTACAGCGGTCATACAGTCGTGCTTGTACTTAGTTACCTGATTATCAAAGAAT attctcCGAGAAGATGTCAACCAATACATTGGCTAGCGGGCATTATTGTTCTTATTGGGGTGATTATGGTCTTGGTAGCTCACGGACATTATACCGTAGATGTCTTTATAGCATATTATGTAACTACACGCTTATGGTATATTTATCATACATTAGCTAATAATTCACATCTTAAG cAATACGAACCAAACAACTTTTTGGCCCGACTCTGGTGGTTTcctatctttaaatattttgagaaaaacgTGGGCGGCACGGTGCCACGACAATACGATTGGCCTTTACCCTGGCCTCGACGATTCCTTGCCAAGCACCCTAATCGGGATAGTTAA
- the LOC108000086 gene encoding phosphatidylcholine:ceramide cholinephosphotransferase 2-like isoform X4: MIRVVFGVAPFTRPWMVLDPKVTSLHSDYGSFDRPLGAGEGHERDVEAAVDGSSNGMAQSSDVYQRQPLLPGAPTKGKDKWSGVASGSDYYVDDEDEKIDSLGRHPGIPNGSGNGVVKLDIPAPLREEPRFPKEKWKTFLAFLFMVVNFILTTASLAMVHERVPDRNTYGPLPDVVLDNIAAQDWALNVSEVLIMILSNSAMVFIIFHKHRFIVVRRIFLLMGLLYMMRSITMYVTVLPVASKTYYCSPKANNTSPLLVTKRVLQLISGFGLSINGKHTYCGDYIYSGHTVVLVLSYLIIKEYSPRRCQPIHWLAGIIVLIGVIMVLVAHGHYTVDVFIAYYVTTRLWYIYHTLANNSHLKQYEPNNFLARLWWFPIFKYFEKNVGGTVPRQYDWPLPWPRRFLAKHPNRDS, encoded by the exons GATGGTATTGGACCCCAAGGTCACGAGTCTGCATAGTGATTACGGAAGCTTCGATCGACCATTGGGCGCCGGAGAGGGCCACGAGAGGGACGTCGAGGCGGCGGTTGATGGAAGTAGCAACGGTATGGCACAGTCGAGCGACGTTTATCAACGGCAGCCGTTATTACCTGGTGCACCGACCAAGGGTAAGGATAAGTGGTCCGGCGTGGCATCCGGCTCCGACTATTACGTGGACGACGAAGACGAGAAGATCGACAGTCTTGGCCGGCATCCTGGCATACCAAATGGCTCCGGGAACGGTGTCGTTAAACTCGACATACCTGCACCACTTCGGGAAGAACCTCGTTTTCCTAAAGAGAAATGGAAAACGTTCCTTG CATTTCTATTCATGGTCGTGAACTTCATATTAACCACCGCGTCCCTCGCAATGGTGCACGAACGAGTTCCGGATCGAAATACATACGGACCGCTGCCGGATGTAGTGTTAGACAATATTGCCGCACAGGATTGGGCCCTTAACGTGTCGGAAGTTTTGATTATGATATTGTCCAATTCAGCGatggtttttattatttttcataaacataG GTTTATCGTTGTTAGACGGATATTTCTTTTGATGGGATTGTTGTACATGATGAGAAGTATCACGATGTACGTGACAGTACTGCCTGTTGCCAGTAAAACATATTACTGCAGCCCAAAAGCAAACAATACCAGTCCTTTACTCGTTACAAAAAGGGTTTTGCAACTCATTTCTGGCTTTGGCTTGTCTATAAACGGCAAGCATACTTATTGTGGAGATTACATTTACAGCGGTCATACAGTCGTGCTTGTACTTAGTTACCTGATTATCAAAGAAT attctcCGAGAAGATGTCAACCAATACATTGGCTAGCGGGCATTATTGTTCTTATTGGGGTGATTATGGTCTTGGTAGCTCACGGACATTATACCGTAGATGTCTTTATAGCATATTATGTAACTACACGCTTATGGTATATTTATCATACATTAGCTAATAATTCACATCTTAAG cAATACGAACCAAACAACTTTTTGGCCCGACTCTGGTGGTTTcctatctttaaatattttgagaaaaacgTGGGCGGCACGGTGCCACGACAATACGATTGGCCTTTACCCTGGCCTCGACGATTCCTTGCCAAGCACCCTAATCGGGATAGTTAA
- the LOC108000086 gene encoding phosphatidylcholine:ceramide cholinephosphotransferase 2-like isoform X5, which translates to MMVLDPKVTSLHSDYGSFDRPLGAGEGHERDVEAAVDGSSNGMAQSSDVYQRQPLLPGAPTKGKDKWSGVASGSDYYVDDEDEKIDSLGRHPGIPNGSGNGVVKLDIPAPLREEPRFPKEKWKTFLAFLFMVVNFILTTASLAMVHERVPDRNTYGPLPDVVLDNIAAQDWALNVSEVLIMILSNSAMVFIIFHKHRFIVVRRIFLLMGLLYMMRSITMYVTVLPVASKTYYCSPKANNTSPLLVTKRVLQLISGFGLSINGKHTYCGDYIYSGHTVVLVLSYLIIKEYSPRRCQPIHWLAGIIVLIGVIMVLVAHGHYTVDVFIAYYVTTRLWYIYHTLANNSHLKQYEPNNFLARLWWFPIFKYFEKNVGGTVPRQYDWPLPWPRRFLAKHPNRDS; encoded by the exons GATGGTATTGGACCCCAAGGTCACGAGTCTGCATAGTGATTACGGAAGCTTCGATCGACCATTGGGCGCCGGAGAGGGCCACGAGAGGGACGTCGAGGCGGCGGTTGATGGAAGTAGCAACGGTATGGCACAGTCGAGCGACGTTTATCAACGGCAGCCGTTATTACCTGGTGCACCGACCAAGGGTAAGGATAAGTGGTCCGGCGTGGCATCCGGCTCCGACTATTACGTGGACGACGAAGACGAGAAGATCGACAGTCTTGGCCGGCATCCTGGCATACCAAATGGCTCCGGGAACGGTGTCGTTAAACTCGACATACCTGCACCACTTCGGGAAGAACCTCGTTTTCCTAAAGAGAAATGGAAAACGTTCCTTG CATTTCTATTCATGGTCGTGAACTTCATATTAACCACCGCGTCCCTCGCAATGGTGCACGAACGAGTTCCGGATCGAAATACATACGGACCGCTGCCGGATGTAGTGTTAGACAATATTGCCGCACAGGATTGGGCCCTTAACGTGTCGGAAGTTTTGATTATGATATTGTCCAATTCAGCGatggtttttattatttttcataaacataG GTTTATCGTTGTTAGACGGATATTTCTTTTGATGGGATTGTTGTACATGATGAGAAGTATCACGATGTACGTGACAGTACTGCCTGTTGCCAGTAAAACATATTACTGCAGCCCAAAAGCAAACAATACCAGTCCTTTACTCGTTACAAAAAGGGTTTTGCAACTCATTTCTGGCTTTGGCTTGTCTATAAACGGCAAGCATACTTATTGTGGAGATTACATTTACAGCGGTCATACAGTCGTGCTTGTACTTAGTTACCTGATTATCAAAGAAT attctcCGAGAAGATGTCAACCAATACATTGGCTAGCGGGCATTATTGTTCTTATTGGGGTGATTATGGTCTTGGTAGCTCACGGACATTATACCGTAGATGTCTTTATAGCATATTATGTAACTACACGCTTATGGTATATTTATCATACATTAGCTAATAATTCACATCTTAAG cAATACGAACCAAACAACTTTTTGGCCCGACTCTGGTGGTTTcctatctttaaatattttgagaaaaacgTGGGCGGCACGGTGCCACGACAATACGATTGGCCTTTACCCTGGCCTCGACGATTCCTTGCCAAGCACCCTAATCGGGATAGTTAA
- the LOC108000086 gene encoding phosphatidylcholine:ceramide cholinephosphotransferase 2-like isoform X6 — protein MVLDPKVTSLHSDYGSFDRPLGAGEGHERDVEAAVDGSSNGMAQSSDVYQRQPLLPGAPTKGKDKWSGVASGSDYYVDDEDEKIDSLGRHPGIPNGSGNGVVKLDIPAPLREEPRFPKEKWKTFLAFLFMVVNFILTTASLAMVHERVPDRNTYGPLPDVVLDNIAAQDWALNVSEVLIMILSNSAMVFIIFHKHRFIVVRRIFLLMGLLYMMRSITMYVTVLPVASKTYYCSPKANNTSPLLVTKRVLQLISGFGLSINGKHTYCGDYIYSGHTVVLVLSYLIIKEYSPRRCQPIHWLAGIIVLIGVIMVLVAHGHYTVDVFIAYYVTTRLWYIYHTLANNSHLKQYEPNNFLARLWWFPIFKYFEKNVGGTVPRQYDWPLPWPRRFLAKHPNRDS, from the exons ATGGTATTGGACCCCAAGGTCACGAGTCTGCATAGTGATTACGGAAGCTTCGATCGACCATTGGGCGCCGGAGAGGGCCACGAGAGGGACGTCGAGGCGGCGGTTGATGGAAGTAGCAACGGTATGGCACAGTCGAGCGACGTTTATCAACGGCAGCCGTTATTACCTGGTGCACCGACCAAGGGTAAGGATAAGTGGTCCGGCGTGGCATCCGGCTCCGACTATTACGTGGACGACGAAGACGAGAAGATCGACAGTCTTGGCCGGCATCCTGGCATACCAAATGGCTCCGGGAACGGTGTCGTTAAACTCGACATACCTGCACCACTTCGGGAAGAACCTCGTTTTCCTAAAGAGAAATGGAAAACGTTCCTTG CATTTCTATTCATGGTCGTGAACTTCATATTAACCACCGCGTCCCTCGCAATGGTGCACGAACGAGTTCCGGATCGAAATACATACGGACCGCTGCCGGATGTAGTGTTAGACAATATTGCCGCACAGGATTGGGCCCTTAACGTGTCGGAAGTTTTGATTATGATATTGTCCAATTCAGCGatggtttttattatttttcataaacataG GTTTATCGTTGTTAGACGGATATTTCTTTTGATGGGATTGTTGTACATGATGAGAAGTATCACGATGTACGTGACAGTACTGCCTGTTGCCAGTAAAACATATTACTGCAGCCCAAAAGCAAACAATACCAGTCCTTTACTCGTTACAAAAAGGGTTTTGCAACTCATTTCTGGCTTTGGCTTGTCTATAAACGGCAAGCATACTTATTGTGGAGATTACATTTACAGCGGTCATACAGTCGTGCTTGTACTTAGTTACCTGATTATCAAAGAAT attctcCGAGAAGATGTCAACCAATACATTGGCTAGCGGGCATTATTGTTCTTATTGGGGTGATTATGGTCTTGGTAGCTCACGGACATTATACCGTAGATGTCTTTATAGCATATTATGTAACTACACGCTTATGGTATATTTATCATACATTAGCTAATAATTCACATCTTAAG cAATACGAACCAAACAACTTTTTGGCCCGACTCTGGTGGTTTcctatctttaaatattttgagaaaaacgTGGGCGGCACGGTGCCACGACAATACGATTGGCCTTTACCCTGGCCTCGACGATTCCTTGCCAAGCACCCTAATCGGGATAGTTAA